CGCTGCGGCGGGCGCTGCACGCCGATCCGGAGACCGGCAACAATCTGCCGCGAACCCAGGAGAAAGTCCTTGCAGCGCTGGAGGGGCTAAACCTGGAGATCACGCTGGGGGTGAAATCGACGTCGGTGGTGGCCGTGCTGCGGGGTGCCGAGCCGGGACCGGCAGTGCTGCTGCGCGGCGACATGGATGCCTTGCCGGTCACTGAACTGACAGACCTGGACTATGCCTCCACCAACGGGAACATGCATGCCTGCGGACATGACCTGCACGTGGCGGGCCTGGTGGGTGCGGCCAAACTGCTCTGCGCCCAGCAGGAAGATCTCTCCGGCAGCGTCATCTTCATGTTTCAGCCCGGGGAAGAGGGGCACGACGGCGCCAGCCTCATGCTCGACGAAGGAGTGCTCGACGCCGCGGGGGAGCGTCCCGTAGCCGCCTACGGTATCCATGTGCGTCCCGGTCCGCTGGGTGTTTTCCGGACAAAGCCGGGCACGCTGATGGCCGGCGCCAACGAACTCCGGATCACCGTCAAGGGATCCGGCGGCCACAGCTCACAGCCGCAAACCGCCGTCGACCCCGTTCCGGCGCTCACTGAAATTGCCACGGCGCTGCAGACCATGGCCACCCGCCGGTTCTCGGCCTTCGATCCGATCGTGCTCACCGTGACGCAGCTCAGTGCGGGCGAAGCCATCAACGTCATCCCTGACACCGCCAGCCTGGGCGCCTCGGTCCGCACCCTCTCCGAAGAGTCCCTGGACCGGGTGGTGGTGGAATCCAAGACGCTTGCCGAGGGCATTGCCGCAGCCCACGGGTGCAGCGTGGACGTGGACTTCACCGTGCGGTACCCGGTAACCCGCAACGACGCCGGTCGCACCCAGGAAGCCATCACCGGGCTGCGGGAAATCTTCGGTGAGGACCGCGTACTGGAATCCCGGGATCCGTTGATGGGGTCGGAGGACTTCTCCCTCGTCCTCAACGAGGTTCCCGGCACCTTCATCTTCCTGGGAGCGACGCCGCCGGCGCTGGATCCGGAAACCGTCGCGTGGAACCATTCTCCGCGGGTGCTGTTTGACGATTCGGTGCTGGGTGACCAAGCCGCCGCCCTTGCCCAGCTGGCGTACAACCGGCTGACGTAGTCTGTGCCCATGCCTCTCTCGAACCTGATCACCGCGGCTGCCCGGCCCGCTCCACCCACCTCCAAACGCCGCCGGATTGGCGCCATTGTGCTGGGTTCGTTCCTGGCCTTTGCCGGCACTTCCCACCTGACCTTTGCCCGCTCTGAATTCCAGGCCCAGGTGCCGGAATGGGTGCCGGTGGATGACGACGTCGTGGTGCTGCTTTCGGGCATCGCCGAGCTGGGTTTCGGTGCGGCGCTGATCCTGCTGCGCAAGCGACGGGTCCCGGTGGGACTGGCTGTGGCGGCATTTTTTGTCGCCATCTTCCCCGGCAACATTTCCCAATACGTCACCCATACCGATGCTTTCGGGCTCGATACCGACCGCGCCCGGCTGGTGAGGCTGTTCTTCCAGCCGCTGCTGGTGATCTGGGCGCTCTGGTCCACCGGTGCCTGGAAAGCGATGCGGGCTGCGCTGAAGAAGTAGTGCACACTCGCTGCGCACAACAGTGTCACCGTGGTCTGCCCTAGGGTGCATTTGCGGAATCGGTTACGAGGCCGCCGTGGGGGTCTGCCGCAGCAGATAATCCGGGGCGTTGAATCAGAATTCCTCTTTCTGATTGGCCTCGGATACTCAAGTAATTGGCGATATAAGTCCGGTGACTGTGTTCTTCCCCAAGACGGGTTTTCCCTATTCTTTGCTCTTGGTGCCGGATAAAATAGAACACATGTACGGGCCCAAGAAATGTGAAGACTCAGTTCGGGTAAGCAAGACGGCTAACTCGGACCATAAGGCGCCCAATTCAACTCTGGCTTTAGCCCGAAGCTGCACGGGACTCTTGTCCAGCGGATGTGAGAGCACAATTCCTGAAGCTGGATATGACCCAGAGCATCTGGCTGGGTTGATTGACCAGATTCGTGCGCTGGAGGAACTCAAAGCAGCCGCGTCAGCAGCCCAGGCCCGGGCCACAGCAATCTTTGACGCGATGACCCGGCGCTCCCAGGCCGCAGCAGGGTTGAAAGCGGATCAGCTCGGCAAAGGCGTCGGAGCGCAAATCGGGTTTGCCCGCCGCGAGTCCCCTCACCGCGGAACCCGGATGCTGGGCCTGGCCCGGATCCTGACCCGCGAAATGCCCCACACCCTGCACGCCCTCACCCTCGGAGTGATTAGTGAATGGCGGGCCACACTGCTGGTCCGCGAGACCGCCTGCCTGTCCCTGGCGGACCGGCAGCGCATCGACGAGCAGATCGCCGGGAACCTGACCGAGCTCGAACAGCTCGGAGACCGGGCCCTGATCGCCAAAATCAAGACCCTTTCCTACGCCATGGATCCGCATGCCGTGGTCAACCGTGCCGCGCACGCCGTGTCCGAGCGGTTTGTGTCCTGCCGTCCGGCCCCGGACACCATGACCTACGTGACCGCGCTGCTGCCGGTGGCCCATGGCGTGGGCGTGTACGCGGCACTGACCCGCGAAGCGGACCGCCTGCGCGGGGCCGGGGATCCGCGCACCAAGGGTCAGATCATGGCCGACACCTTCGTGGAACGCACCACTGGGCAGGTCAGGGCTGAGGATGTGCGGATCGAGGTGCAGCTGATCATGACGGACCGGGCCCTGCTGGCCGGATCCGCGGAACCGGCGGTGTTGCCCGGATACGGGATCCTGCCCGCGCAGACAGCCCGGGACCTGATCCGGCGGAACTCAACCGCCCAGAACCGAACCTCCGGCGACGCCACCCGGGACGGGATTCCCCGGAAGCCCACGGGCCGGGACTCAACTACCAAGGACCCCGTGGACCCGGATAAGTCAGCACGCACCTGGCTCCGGCGGCTTTACACGGCGCCGTCCACCGGCCAGCTGGTGGGCATGGACTCACGGGCCCGGCTGGTGCCCGAGGGTTTGGCCCGGTTCATAGCGGCAAGGGATCAGGTATGCCGGATGCCGTGGTGCGGTGCGCCCATCCGGCACTATGACCACATCCGCCCGGTCCGCGACGGCGGAACCACCAGCGCAGAGAACATCCAGGGCTTATGCGAGGCCTGCAACCAGGCCAAGGAAGCCCCGGACTGGACCACCCGCACCATGGGCGTGGTTGGTTCCCTGCCCGCCCCGCCCACCGAACCTCTGGCACCCAATGCTGTTTACCCGAACGTTCGTCATGCCATCCATACGGTGGAAACTCTCACTCCCACCGGTCAAGTTTATCGTTCCTCCGCACCACCCTTGCATGGATCCAGGCCAGCCCCTCCTGGCAGTCCGGGCAGCAGCGCTAGGTCAGGATAGGGAATCCTCCGAACCGTTCCCTGTGCGCCACATAATTTCGGAAGACAAGTGATTCCCGTGCTCCACCGATAAGTGCCCACACGGCGTCGGTCTCAAAACCGTAAGCCGCCACCACATAGGTGCCCCGGTAATCTTTGTCCCATTTTTTGGCCAGCGACGTATAAGGGCCAGCGACGTATGACTGCATTGCACCGGGCTTCTTCAAAACTGTTCAATGTTCACGTCTTTTCCTAAGCCCAGTTGCAGCTATACCCTGTCCC
This genomic interval from Arthrobacter citreus contains the following:
- a CDS encoding HNH endonuclease encodes the protein MIDQIRALEELKAAASAAQARATAIFDAMTRRSQAAAGLKADQLGKGVGAQIGFARRESPHRGTRMLGLARILTREMPHTLHALTLGVISEWRATLLVRETACLSLADRQRIDEQIAGNLTELEQLGDRALIAKIKTLSYAMDPHAVVNRAAHAVSERFVSCRPAPDTMTYVTALLPVAHGVGVYAALTREADRLRGAGDPRTKGQIMADTFVERTTGQVRAEDVRIEVQLIMTDRALLAGSAEPAVLPGYGILPAQTARDLIRRNSTAQNRTSGDATRDGIPRKPTGRDSTTKDPVDPDKSARTWLRRLYTAPSTGQLVGMDSRARLVPEGLARFIAARDQVCRMPWCGAPIRHYDHIRPVRDGGTTSAENIQGLCEACNQAKEAPDWTTRTMGVVGSLPAPPTEPLAPNAVYPNVRHAIHTVETLTPTGQVYRSSAPPLHGSRPAPPGSPGSSARSG
- a CDS encoding M20 family metallopeptidase, translating into MFVEEAQTILPELVALRRALHADPETGNNLPRTQEKVLAALEGLNLEITLGVKSTSVVAVLRGAEPGPAVLLRGDMDALPVTELTDLDYASTNGNMHACGHDLHVAGLVGAAKLLCAQQEDLSGSVIFMFQPGEEGHDGASLMLDEGVLDAAGERPVAAYGIHVRPGPLGVFRTKPGTLMAGANELRITVKGSGGHSSQPQTAVDPVPALTEIATALQTMATRRFSAFDPIVLTVTQLSAGEAINVIPDTASLGASVRTLSEESLDRVVVESKTLAEGIAAAHGCSVDVDFTVRYPVTRNDAGRTQEAITGLREIFGEDRVLESRDPLMGSEDFSLVLNEVPGTFIFLGATPPALDPETVAWNHSPRVLFDDSVLGDQAAALAQLAYNRLT